ttcttgttgGTGCAAAAACAACTTGACTGCAGATTTGTTCACTTTGTGGCGTCATGATCAGCAACAACTTCTCGTCAACTTCAAATAACAATCAACTGAAAGCATTGGCCGACTATGGAGAAAACTTTCGTCGTGTTCACGAACGACCTTAGTTCTTGTAAGTTTTGGTAGGACGATCATGGGGTGTCATTTTGGAGGGAGTTTTTAGCACTTCAATGGTTGTTCGTGAACAACCAATTTTATGCAATAACTCTTGTAGGAGCAGCCCCGTTTCGGAGGAGTTTTGAGCATGAAACttggctgttcatgaacaaccactCTTGTTTCAATGCTTGAGCATCTGAGGCAGCAACACCATCAATTTGACAGGCATGGGAAGACTGTAATAGTtgtggtcgttcatgaacggcctatTAGAGTCTTGAAGGGCCGTAGGGCATACGAGGATTAATTGGAGAAGCATGTATCACAGAGAAGGCATATGTATACCTGtagcttttctctttctttctctggtGGCTTCTTCTCTCGTGTGTTTCCACTtctttgtatttcttttgttctgCTGTATAGCGTTTTCTCCTCCTCTCTGCTGCCTCCCCCTTTTTATGCTCTCTATATTTCTTTTTTATAGAGAAGTAATGAATTAGTTAGAGTCAAAGATGACTCCAATTTAAATTTGAAATCATATCAATCGGTTTGACCAAGTTTGTAGGCCTTAGTGCATTCCCATGCAACCGACTGGGATTTAAATTGAATTGGTCATAGCTAGCCTGACTTTGATCTTATCATGATTCAAAATATCCAAATAATCACCTTGGACGTGATCTGCACGCCTATCCTTTTTTCAACTAAGCATCCATTGTTTGTTGAAGTTTGATGACCATGAATTTAAATTGGAATGCAAATATCCAAATAGCTATCCATTCAAACTTTTAAGCTTATCAATAGATATGTATGAATGTAtttctctgttttgtttttttggtctcGCAACAACTTATACAAGCGTATAATTGCGCACCAATATGGgctcttgatttttctgatttaaAGGACCAATTTTTGGACTCGTGATTTTTTTTCGGTTTCAACAtcaggtagcggagattgaataggaaacttcaatcaataatccttctatggcaaggaacagtcgaaaccctatgtataaataccaggtttcaaggacaaatcagggacaactctcaaatcaatcaatccctagGATTATCAAGCCTCCCTGGAGCAagccttcaacctcgttgaaacccggcgaccatgcttccagtcctagtctctccaagagccgactgttagtgctactgccatCGATGCTACCAGCAaagcaagggtaatgccctcGCAACCCCCGCAAAGCTAAAgttacgctttagcaaaccctgtgctttctctaaacttcccagtgattgctctgctcgacctacaatgttgagtatcgattcagtgacGTGAAGAGATCATGTGACGACCTAAAATTTTTaaacattttctaaaaaaaataataagtttaattttaattattgtgctaaactatttgtttaaatattgtttatatatatatctatatatatagtatagagctgaattttatttatttgggttTAAGTAAATAGAGTTTAGCCCAAAAGATTTGGcccaaaactcaaacccaagtagcTTAACAGCTGATAGAATAAACTCCAcgacaaaaccaaatcaaacaacgcCTAAACTCAAAGCATTGTCCCGTCTCTTCATCAGCTTCCTCACCCCATATTCTCCTCCATCTAATACACCAGCCACCGCCTTAGGAAAGTACAAAGGACATAGCCGCCGCCATGGGGAAGTAGGAGGTGTCAACAGCCTTGGAAATCAAGTTTCAGATTGGTGATTCCCCAAAGCTATGAAGCTAGAGCTGGAACCCTAGAATCAAGAGCTGGAACTCTAGAAATCTGGAGGTGGCAAGTCTAGTATCTAGATGGGTAAGATTTCAATTAGAATATCAAATTTTCTTTCTGTTAGACTAATCTTGCTTTCTACGTTTACCCATCCTTTCCAGACACTATAAATAGGCTGAACCATCTATGATTTCCATACAGTTTCTTGAGTTGATAGATACATAGAcaaacaagagagagagagagagagagagagagagagagagagagagagagagagagagagagagagagagagagagagagagagagagagagagagagagagttttggtATCTTAGAAGTGGAGGAGTAAAAAGTCAGGTgtgattcttttaatttttgatttgatgAGTTCTTTGTGGTTCTGATGGTTAATGCAATTTGGAAATTGGGTTATGTTCATAGGTTATTATAAGACCTGGGGTTCTTGATGATAGAAGAAGTTACAATAGAGATGAAGTTCAGTTAGGAATAAAGTTGTTGTTACTGGAACAACTAGaactaattattttctcatcttctatttgatttcactagttttctggaaaatagtTTATATCTTTTGTCTTTGAATTGATCcaaattagaatttgaaatcactTTGTATCTGGTTTGTTGTTTCCTTTAGTCATTAGAATTTTCGGAAGACATAGattaatagaatctgatttgaGAAGAGTCAAGAACCAAGTAGGAAACATATGCAGTTTTAAAGTTGAATTTAGAAAGCCTTCACTCATCCTTTAAAGCCTTGTTGTAAGTgtggtttcttttctttgacaCTTTAGAATGTCTATTTTCAGTATTGAAAGTTTTACACAAATTGGAGTTGTAGAAAGTACATTAAAAATGAAGAGGTTAGCACACAGTGGCAGTTTCTGCAGAAAAACGTGGGACTATAGCTgaactttaaaaattcataactaattctaggaaattttttttcagATGATTTGAATTCCGAAAGTTTCTTTAGGATGTCAGCTACAAATCGTTAGAAGACCTTGAAagcagattttaaacaaatttgTACAGTTTTAAACATTTAGGTGACTGGGTCAGAAAACTGCAGTATTTCAGTTTGTCAAGTAAAAACCTGTTTTGGTCAAAATAACTCACTGCTAAGATTTTCATAGTATGTTAACTGAGTTTTACTTTAATTCTTTGTGTGTGGAACTAATAAATTCTATTCTTGCAATAGGAACTTGTTTTCATCCGGATACTTAACGTGAAAATCAATCGAGGTAGGGGAAAAACTTGGGGAGCCTCTATGATTGTATTGGATGGTTGCTTACATGATTGTATTGGATGGTTGTGTACATGATTATATGCATTTATGTCCTCTGTTTATGTTTGTTTGGTATGTCTGAATAGTGAATACACATACACATTCAAAGTATTTGTGCATCAATAAGACATGAAGTATAAGGGTGGTAATGATAATGTGAATATGCTATTGGAATGAGTATGTTGGTTTATCTTTTGCGTAGTTGAGTCTATAACCTCAGCAGGTACCAGATCCCAGGTATGCCCACTTGTGAATGTGCACTTAGTATAGGATATTGAAAGGGTAATTCGGGACTGGCGAAAGGGGAATagacaagatgactagcaaatGAGGGTTAgtgggattgattttgggtgggAGTTAGTTCACATTGTTGAATACTCTTAGTCACCTtcgtggtaaaatacatggtatgggacatgtaggTTCAGTTTATTTTACAATGTGGATTATTGGGAATAGATAATAGTTGCATCCATTCATTATTGCTATTCTAACTATGATTTTCAAAGAGGTTTATTTCTCCTACTGGGCAATGGTTGCTCACCCCTTTTTATCATTTTGTAGGTGACGAATAAATAAGTTTGAAGTTATTTTATTGCAAGGGTGTTTTTAATAATGTAATATACATGTGTGTTATTGTTAATCATGCTTGGATTCCTAGACAAGAACTTGGAATATAGTTGACCTTTTGTTGTAAATGTTGGTGTAAACCCCTCTTGTAATAAATGTTGTGTTTCAATTTCGGAAACTTGTCTATTATCGTTCTTTTCCAATTATTCGTAtttcaattttggaaatttatttccatgattGGAATATAAGTcgcatctaaaaaaaaaaattttggatgTGACAGATCataaccaaagtccttatcagtaaggcaagaagtcatttctcggaaggcagagaaaagagccttgtgacgaggttggtgctctcctcgtccacaacgcttgatcaagaagtcaggtcaggGGACGCCTCGACGaatgcaccccacggtgctggcacgctcacGCATTCAAAAGAGACAATTTGTACCACACTGATTTTCgtgtcaaacattttggcacgcccagtgggacctttAGATTTTCGCGAACataaccattgggaagtcaagtgaaaacccttatcaaaaggtttacgctaactgctcaaagcataagacctctaGTTACAGACCGAACTTtcgcgcggactgtcgtggtctttctgaagaacaagtgactcaaaggTTTTCTCTTTACCCACAATCAACCAACATGTCAACTGAACAGAGAGAAAATCACCCgaccgctactgagggtcaaAGTGTCATTACTAACCAGGTAAGTGCGCCTGTCAACACTACTGTGGTTTCTGATGCCGCAGAAAGTGTAGAAAGAGAGGCTTTCAttccgaagcctattccagatgAAGCAGCTTTCGAGGAAAAACTcacgatcatcatggagaatatcgAGAACCATCGTGCGAAGGTAGCTGCTGACTTTGACAGGGAAACCGTGAAAACAGACCAACTTATACGCGAACTAGACCAGTGCATTACCCAACATGCTGAGGATTCTAAGCAACAAATCGCACGATCGGAGAATGCAGTAAGGGCTCATGCCAGAGGTATCGCTGATGAGCAGAGTCAACATCAAAAAGAAATTATGAAAGCTATCGCGAGCCAAACCAAGCAAACTGCGTCAGATTTGGTAGGTCTTCTCAAGGATGGTTCTAATCTTGTAACAGAGGTCGCCATGCAGAGAGCCGAATTGAACCAGGCTAAAAAAGTATTGAACAAAGCTCTAGGCGATCCTAGCGCCATTCTCAGCTCACTTGGTCAGCCCTCTGGTTCTGGTAAGTATATACTACCAAACGCTCGCGAGAAGGCTAGCAGCAGTATAGCCACACCTCCTGAAACAGCTACTGCTGCATCaaccaaaaataaggaaagagCTTTGGTGATTGGTGGTAATAAGGCTGCTTCATCAGCCTCACAAAAGGATAAGATCCAAAAGACCGGTGATAGTACTCCAGCTGATCTTATAGTGTTTACTCAGTACGACAGCGACGGGGCAGAGAATGTCTACCATGAACTCCCAGACAATTACTACGGCATTGACCAGGCAGGCAACTCTGTCAAGATAACAGCGTTGGTCAAGGATCCACCTGTACCAGAGGTAACTCCTCAGCAATCTGCTAATCCCCAGACTATTTGCCTAAAGGAACGAACAACGACTGCTTGTCAAACCGTACCTCTACAGGTTGCTCACCAGACTGTGGAGAATCCTCCTCCTCCAGGCCCAGAGTATGTGAGACGTGAATAGGTAGAGGAGATGGTCAGGCTGGCTAACCCTACGGCCCAGatggatggggtctatgagggacctttcccgccacatATAACACTCGCGCCCTTTCCAAGAGGTTATAAGAATattatattttctactttttaaGGGGAGGAAACTGAGAATGCGGCAACTCATCTGGCCAGGTTCagggtgcaatgcggccaataccagaatgatgacatccttaagtgcaggatctttggcacttctctttctggagtAGCCTTTAGATGGTTTTCCAAACTTCGACCAGGAACAGTGGCAGATTGGCCCGCAATGGAAAAGCTCTTCAGAGAAACTTTTGGAGCCATTGAGCCCGAGGTCGATCTGGCCTCTCTTACCCAGATGTCCCAACAACCCACCGAATCTACCGTTGCCTATCTTCAATGCTTTCAGatccagaaagccaaactgaGTGTGATCCTTCCTGAAAAAGAATTGGTCAAGCTAGCgatcaagggtttggaaccgCACCAAcaaaagaagcaacatggcagcatgatccagtcaatgggagaactgatcacagaggtgggtagctttgagcatctcctcagagagaCTGATGCTAGGAAAAATGCATCCAAAGGAACATATGTGCCAGGGAAACACCGCACAGTGGCAACTCTTGGATACCTACAGCCAATCTATGATCCTTACTATCACCAGCAAGGGGAAGAGGTTTTCCAGGGtgaagaggaagatgaggaagaggagaacgACATCTCCGCGCTAGAGTTGACAGGTAGGAAGAATTCAACCCTCAAGCAGTTAAAGATATCTAAAGAGCCTGTCAAGCTCAAGTCTGTGGCTTTCACTaaacctgagttcgcgacatatacatatgatgccaataaggcacatgagattctgGATGAAATGattgccgcgaagatggtgaaaatAGACTTTGGCCCTTTCCCTCGACCGTATCAGTTGAAAGGGATGAAGTACTGCAAGTTCCACAACTTGTGGAACCATAACACAGCTGATTGTGTGAAGATAaaggaccaaattcaggtatggctcaataacgGCAGTTTGCAGGTAGAAGTTTCGACGACCGTGGCAGTACTAGTAGACTTGAACCCTTTTCCGGATACCGGAGTCAGTATGGTTGATGTGAACTGGCCCAAGAAGAACCAGCGGAAACCAACCCTGGATTTGACTACAAAGGGGAAAGAAGAAAGGGATGAAGGGGAGGAaatccctgcaaagaagaaAGCTAAGCCCATCAACGAGGCCGCACCAGTGGTCCTTTGCTCGGGATGCAAAGAAGAATGTAGCATCCAAGTGTCGCACGCAGAAGTCGAGCAAACATTTCCTTTTGGTTCCCTCCCTCCAATCAAATGAGCTTCACCGTCACGAAACTACAAGCCCTCTAGCCCAAAGGAGAAAGATGAGGTAAAGTCACCACTATTCCCAAAGGattccaacttgttcaagaaattGAAAGCGGCCACGGCCGATCAGAAACAAGAAGGAAGGGCATGGAATGAGCACAAAGATTTCGTGACCAAACCATACATTCCTCCTGCTTCAACGTCCACCATCAAGGAAGTCAAATGGTATACCAGAGAGAAGGGGAAAGCAGTGGAGATCAGCCCTTCCAGAAAAAGGAAATTGCAGCGCAGGTTCGGAGAAGCCAAGCGCACCCTAGAAGCTCTGGAgcagggcctgatcaagccaTTGCAACTAGTTAAATCTCCTGAGcaatatcagaaggagatggaggcattagctGCTAAGCCATTGGTGGCTCCTCGCAGTTTTCAAAAACAGGCGTGCTCCGAATCAGGAGCCTCTAAGCCTAGTGTTTTCTGCAGGATCACGACAGAAAGGGCACCTCTGCTAGCTAGGAAGGACAACTCGCCAACTAGGGGGCCAAATGTTAGGCGCAGGTTGTTTTGAGAGGAACCAGAAGCCTAACCCTCAGTTTTTGAAAGACTGGAGGGCAAGGGCAATACTGCAGAAGCTTTACAGTGGAGACCTAAAAAAGTCCAAAGTCTAGTGGTGGCACCCCCAAAGGAGATACTTGTAGGGGAACAGAAATCAAACTCACCATACTTGATGGCCGAGCTGCAGGAACAGAAACAGTGTGCGGTAAATGGCATTACAGAAGAGTCATTGGTAGATCGACTGGCAAAGCAGTTCAACACTGACATCCCGGTTGGAGAGCCGAAGCTCAACCTGGAGGACGACATAGACGAAACTGAGGTGGCCTGCAATATGGTCTATGTACTTCCCGCGAGATTTTCTTTGCCAATCGCCGCGCAGGAGTGTGTGGAGAATGAAGAAGGTACCGATCAGCCTCTACAAATCACATCGGCTGCAACGACACCTTTAGCAGAGGCAGTGATTCTTGAGACTGAAGACGCTGAGGGTAAAGGTTTCTTTATGAGCTTCACAAGACCAACACCCGTGATGTTTCAGCACATGCGACCTTTATATACAACAGTAGAGATTGTTGGCACTAAAGTCAGTAAGGTCATGGTCGACACAGGggccgctgtcaacgttatcacCACAAGAGCCATGCATTTACTtggaatcaagaaagagaagatccagtctacaTCCCTCACGCTGAAGAACTTCGTGGGGACAGTCACAAAGACTTTGGGCTTATTGTTTCTACGTATCAAGGTAGGACCAGTAGAGGGAGTCTATGCTTTCTTCGTGACAGACTATTACGCGGCCTATAGCGCCATCCTAGGGCGCTACTGGATTCACCAGAGCTATTGTGTTCCTTCAACTCTCCACCAGGAATTGGTGATGTGGAATAGGGTAACAGATCAAGCTGAGGTGATTAAAGCGGATCCTCGCCCATTCCCAGTCTCCGATaactatgtagatgccaggtactacttgGAGCCAATTACTCCATTGCAAGTTAGTGACATCAAcgacaaaggccgccccacaggggtgacggcctctgaattggcacagtgggagCTTACGCttgcaaaagaaggcttggaaaggcctggccacgttgtgcccaaacccttaaacgattaatggattacgaccttctagaagaagagatagaggcATTCCACTCGCTGTACGAAAGACTATCCTCGTacctggtggaaaaagaggcctatgatcgtgTCGCGACCTTGGAAATTGTCGACGATGAGTTCTCTAACCAAGAAACAGAAGACACAGAAGAAATTCAGCTGGTTCCAGCAGCGCTGGATGACACCCCTCCAAAGGTCAGGGATCCTACAGAGAAAGTCAATCTTGGAACAGCAGCTGCACCCATGGAAGTGGCTATTACTGCTTACTTaaagcctagcgagaaacagaggctcattgatTTATTACTGGAGTTTAAAGACTACTTCGAGGAGAAATATCAAGACATGCCCGGCCTATCAcctgacttggtttgccatcaactaccaacactccctgaaaagaggcctgtgaagcaagagccgcGACTAATGAACTCCGAGACCCAAGTTCTGGTCAAAGAAGAAGTTAAAAAGATGCATAGATCGAGCATCATTCGGGTGGCCAAATATAATCAGTGGCTGTCCAATATCGTGCCAGTCCataagaagaatggtaagatgagggtctgcgtggactacagagaccttaatgtcgctacgcctaaagacgtctaccccatgccggtcgcggatatgttggtagatgcagtggtaggacatgaattgttatccttcatggacggaactgctgggtatcaccagattccggttgCAGAGGAAGATAGACACAAAACGGCTTTCCGTTGCCCAGGATTCGCGAGCGTTTTTGAATACATGGTTATGCCTTTCggactgaagaatgctgggGCAACGtctcagagagccatgaacctgattttCCACGACATcctggggaagattttagaggtttacattgatgacgtgGTCGTCAAGTCCAAGCAGCACGGGGATCACATCACAGATCTCAAGAAAGTCTTCGAGTGAATGCGGCTGCACAAGCTCATGATGAACCCCACCAAGTGCGTTTTCAAAGTTCAGGCAGGAGATTTTTTGGGCttcattgtccatcaaaggggtattgaggtccctgaggataaGGCAAGCGCAGTCATCAACGCCTCTTCCCCGCGCACAAAGAAAGAGTTACAACGATtactgggtaagatcaacttctTGAGACGTTTCAtatctaactctgcaggtaaaatccagcctttTTCCCCACTACTAAGACTACAAGGACAGAAcgagtttgtgtgggaacctCAACACCAAGAggcttttgataaaattaaGGCCTATTTGGCGAGCCCGCCAGTACTCGTTCCACCTAGAGCTGGGTTTCCATTAAAGCTATATATTTCGGCAGATGAAGTGtccattggcagcctactcGCCCAGGATGATGAGGAAAGTGTCGAGCATGCCATTTTTTACCTCAGTAGCACACTGATAGATTGTGAAACTAGGTATACACCCATGGAAAAATTGTGTCTTACAAtgtacttctcagcatgcaagttgtgacactacatgttatcctttaccacTTGCATTATCGCTCAAACCAACTTGGTTAAGTACATGCTGTCGCGACCTATTCTGCGAGGTCGTATTGGCAAATGGGTACTGGCATTATCCGAATTCTCGCTACAATACGTTCCATAGAAAGCAGTGAAGGGACAAGCCATCGTAGACTTTCTagcacatcaccctatgttgGATGTCCCCACAgtgaaggagttagagatagTGACCACAACCATAACTCGACCAGATTTGGTGCGCATTCCAGAATATGCTATTTGGTATCAGGCCACAATCTCCCTTCAACCCTGGatattattttttgatggctcaagaacagAAACACTAGCAGGGGCAAGGATTATTCTGGAAAACCCAGCGGGCGatcatttttcttattctttccaatTAGAGTTTAAGTGCACTAATAATCAAGCAAAGTACGAGGCCCTCATTATTGGCCTCGAGGTCTTACTGGAGCTAGGAGTGAGAGATGTCCAAGTACGCGGTGATTCTTTGCTTGTCATAAATCAACTTCAAGAGAAGTACAGGTGTGTGAGTTGCTTGCTTGTACCATATTTGAATCGCGCCACTGAACTTCTGGATCAATTCAATGACGTGGAGTTGGAATATATCCCTCGCGAGCGCAACTTTGAGGCCAACGAACTTGCTCAACTGGCTACAGGCATTACTTTGAAATATGGGGTTCGAGAGCGAATCCTGAAAGTTGAACGACGCACGCTGCCTTCTTGGCTCGCGCCGCCTGACCCGCTGGATGATCCAATCATTGCTGTCCTTAAACCTATTGATATAGACTGGAGCGTCCCTTTGATTGCTTACCTAAAGCAACCAGACTCCGTTGCAGATAGGAAGACTCGTTTTCTTGCCTTGAATTACTTTCTCAGAGCCGATGAGCTGCGTCGACGTGgcgaagatggcatagactttCGGTGTGTGTTTGGCCGAGATGCAAAACGTTTAATGCGAGAAGCACATGTCGGCATATGTGGCACCCATCAAGCGGGTCCAAAGATGCGTTGGCTCATCAGGCGacatggttattattggcccaACATTTTGAAGACTATATCACGTTCGCGAAAGGCTATCAGGATTGCCAGTCTCATGGACCAGTTCAGCATAttcccaatattcccatgcaacctattattaaaccttggcctgcggGAGGATGGGTATTGGACTTGATTGGCATGATTCATCCCCATTCGTCACTCCaagacaagttcatcatcgtcgctacGGATTTCTTCACTAAATGGGTGGAAGCTGAACCTTTGAAGGAGGCCTCTGGAGCAACCATTCGCCAATTCTGTAGTAAATATGCACCTTTTACCCagaaccttgtttctctttatagGCTTATGACTGTGCAAACAATAATAGGATGATGATGCAAAATATCACAGCAAGACAAACCACAACACACCAACACAGAATTTTATAGAGGTTCAACAAAAAACTTTGCCTACATCCTctgtgtgatctctcttgagaatcactagcaatatggagaataacaacttgattacaagtacttattgaaatccctatgctaatccccaacccctttgctagatctctctatcacccttggctctccctgccCTTGTGTTTATATGTAGCTGAGAACTCTCTGAgatctctctttgatctcttctctgATCTGAGGACACATTATGTGACCTCCCTAcagccctatttatagattataggtgctggttacaaacatgtcacattaggattcctaaaactattagaacaaggaaagagagctagctttcctattcctaactagaatagaacttactttccaggtctaaatcaataggaataactcttcctattccaaaacccattagaatactagaagaattcctgtgcgcactaatcttcatttacccatctggttttgccttgaatcctaatcaacttaggcatatcaacgagccaaattcacaacaatctccaccttggtgagTTGATACCAAACTGATTTCTGCAACCTCCAGGATATCTTGTACTTCTTGAAGTAATCCTAAAACCCTCAAGAACCTTCACCTTGGCAAAAGTCTATTTGCCTCAACGCACCTCAAGTGAGGAGGTGCTCCACCTCAATCTCAACATGCTGTAAGAATGAGCAAGTTCAAGTAACACTTGAACTCCCCCATGGCAATGGTCCTGGTCAAACAATCTAAGACATTCTCCCTTGAATGAACTTTCTCAATTGTTATCTTCCTTGACTTGACCCAACCTTCGCTGCGATGACCACGAATATCAACGTGTTTCGTCTCTACTTGAAACCCTTGATTCCTTGTCAAATTGATGACCCCATTCTTCACCACAACTTTTTGTTGAATTCCAAAGTCACTCATCAATCCATTAAGCCATAATGCATCTGCAGAAGCTTCTGTTAGTGCTATGCAATCTACTTCAATGGTAGACAACGTCGTAGCTGATTCTTTAGTTGCTCTACAACTCACTAAACCTTCaccacaagtaaaaacataacTTGTTGCAGGTCTTCTCTTGTCTATGTCTCCTGCCAAATCTGAACCCTCAGGACCAACAATGCATGCTTGTTCTTATTGTCTTTCAAACATAGTCATGCTCCTTGGTGTCTCTCAAGTAATACAGAATCCACTTCACTGATTGCCAGTGCCGTCTACCTGGATTCACCATATACTTTGACACAATGCTCAATGCTTGAGCTAAACCTGGTCTTGTGCAGATTCTAGCATAGATAAGACATCCCACTCCTCTTGCATAAGACACATTCATCATCTCATCTAACTCCTTCATAGATGATCTCTGCACACTCAACTGGAAGTGTGCTACTGGTGGAGTAGACACGGGTTCATAAAACAGCCATATTTTTCCCGCTTCTCTGTCCCTCCTTATCTTCACTCCTAGGATCTGTTGTGCAGCTTCTAGATCCTTTATGTCGAACTCCTTCCCTAGTTGTGCCTTTAACTTCGAAATTCTAGACATATCCCGACATGTAGTCAACACGTCACCTAAATAAAGTAGCAATAGTAAACCCATACTACCCTTGAACACATGATGATAAACGCAGCTATCCGCTGGTGAGATTTGGTCATAATCGACCTTTACTTTCTGTGAATACTCCTTGGCCAAAACCCAAGCTTTGAATCTCATGGCTTCCTTATCATGCATTCCTTCCATTTTCCTATAAACCCACTTACAACCAACCTGATTTCTTTCTTTGGGCTTAGGAACCGACTCCTGAACCAAGTCCTTCTGCATGGACTTCTTTATCTGTTCTAACATAGCTCCCATCCAACTTTCCCGTACATCATTTGCTATAGCTTCCTGATACGTGGTTGGATCTCCTGGACTCAAACTTAGAGTATGCTTGTCCAATGCTATGCTTCTCTGGAACTCCTGCCCAAGTGACTGACGAACCGAGTAGTAGGTTCGCAGTGCTAATTGCTCCACCTGAGCTTGTATTAATGACTGTTGTTGTTGCTCTAAGACTTCTTCCTTGATAACCCCTTTATCATGCTCCACTTGCTCAATTTGCTCCACCTGAGCTGGAGTTTCTTCCATGATCCCTTTGGTTAGAGGAACTTCGGTTGCTTTCTCTACAACAtcagtcttcttcttcacctc
Above is a genomic segment from Rosa chinensis cultivar Old Blush chromosome 3, RchiOBHm-V2, whole genome shotgun sequence containing:
- the LOC112194462 gene encoding uncharacterized protein LOC112194462 yields the protein MRLHKLMMNPTKCVFKVQAGDFLGFIVHQRGIEVPEDKASAVINASSPRTKKELQRLLGKIQPFSPLLRLQGQNEFVWEPQHQEAFDKIKAYLASPPKAVKGQAIVDFLAHHPMLDVPTVKELEIVTTTITRPDLVRIPEYAIWYQATISLQPWILFFDGSRTETLAGARIILENPAGDHFSYSFQLEFKCTNNQAKYEALIIGLEVLLELGVRDVQVRGDSLLVINQLQEKYRCVSCLLVPYLNRATELLDQFNDVELEYIPRERNFEANELAQLATGITLKYGVRERILKVERRTLPSWLAPPDPLDDPIIAVLKPIDIDWSVPLIAYLKQPDSVADRKTRFLALNYFLRADELRRRGEDGIDFRCVFGRDAKRLMREAHVGICGTHQAGPKMRWLIRRHGYYWPNILKTISRSRKAIRIASLMDQFSIFPIFPCNLLLNLGLREDGYWT